The following proteins are encoded in a genomic region of Catellatospora sp. TT07R-123:
- a CDS encoding M20/M25/M40 family metallo-hydrolase, translated as MGIIDAAALRKHIEQLTAYGPRHRRNSEAVRAALDHVTAHLTGYGYQVVTERYGDAPHEVNLLAERAGTDGGPVLELGAHWDSVAGSPGADDNASGVAGLLELARLFATGPAPARTLRFCFFGGEECDPEPFNGSTAHVARLDATGEDVEGVIVLESIGFRDPRPHSQTFPEVGDELGVDLSAFHRADFIAAIGDEDAGDWLAAIFAGGRAQHPPLPVLPLPLPADHAGDGARSDHVPYWDSGRLGVMVTDTTEFRSPHYHRPSDTVDTLDLDFAAQVTAAVAYAVRALASLPGGA; from the coding sequence ATGGGAATCATCGACGCTGCGGCGCTGCGGAAGCACATCGAGCAGCTGACCGCGTACGGGCCGCGGCACCGCCGCAACTCCGAGGCGGTGCGGGCGGCACTCGACCACGTCACCGCCCACCTGACCGGGTACGGCTACCAGGTCGTGACCGAGCGCTACGGTGACGCGCCGCACGAGGTGAACCTGCTGGCCGAGCGCGCCGGCACGGACGGCGGCCCGGTGCTGGAGCTGGGCGCGCACTGGGACAGCGTCGCGGGCAGCCCGGGTGCGGACGACAACGCCAGCGGCGTGGCCGGGCTGCTGGAGCTCGCGCGGCTGTTCGCCACCGGGCCCGCCCCGGCCCGTACGCTGCGGTTCTGCTTCTTCGGCGGGGAGGAGTGCGATCCGGAGCCGTTCAACGGCAGCACGGCGCACGTGGCCCGGCTCGACGCGACGGGCGAGGACGTCGAGGGCGTGATCGTGCTGGAGTCGATCGGGTTCCGCGACCCGCGGCCGCACTCGCAGACGTTCCCGGAGGTCGGGGACGAGCTCGGGGTGGACCTGTCGGCGTTCCACCGCGCGGACTTCATCGCCGCGATCGGCGACGAGGACGCCGGCGACTGGCTGGCCGCGATCTTCGCCGGCGGCCGGGCGCAGCACCCGCCGCTGCCGGTGCTGCCGCTGCCGCTGCCCGCCGACCACGCGGGCGACGGTGCGCGCAGCGACCACGTGCCGTACTGGGACAGCGGCCGCCTGGGCGTGATGGTGACCGATACGACGGAGTTCCGCAGCCCGCACTACCACCGCCCGAGCGACACCGTCGACACGCTCGACCTGGACTTCGCCGCGCAGGTGACGGCCGCCGTCGCGTACGCGGTGCGCGCGCTCGCCAGCCTGCCCGGCGGCGCATGA
- a CDS encoding carbohydrate ABC transporter permease: MKTTMATRARRTLLHLISITIGALIVIPIGFGILGGFKDNGQLSTNPIGLPHPWHPENYTGILGSEVFWRQLANSTLIALATVIVVVAASAAAAYIFARFSFRGREFLFTLFAVGLMFPFAVAILPLFILLRSLDLLDNPLGVILPQAAFGLPTTIIILRSFFRTIPAEVEEAATLDGCGPFAFFWRILLPMARPALATVSVLAIVASWNNFMLPLVVFTDQNWWTLPVGVQAFQGQYADDTARVLAYVILSMLPALAFYAIAERQLVGGLAGSVKG, encoded by the coding sequence ATGAAAACCACCATGGCCACCCGCGCCCGCCGCACACTCCTACATCTGATCTCCATCACCATCGGCGCACTCATCGTCATCCCGATCGGATTCGGCATCCTCGGCGGCTTCAAAGACAACGGCCAGCTCTCCACCAACCCCATCGGCCTACCCCACCCCTGGCACCCCGAGAACTACACCGGCATCCTGGGCAGCGAAGTCTTCTGGCGCCAACTCGCCAACAGCACCCTCATCGCCCTGGCCACCGTCATCGTCGTCGTCGCCGCATCCGCCGCCGCCGCATACATCTTCGCCAGATTCAGCTTCCGCGGCCGGGAGTTCCTGTTCACCCTGTTCGCCGTCGGACTCATGTTCCCGTTCGCCGTCGCGATCCTGCCCCTGTTCATCCTGCTGCGCAGCCTCGACCTGCTCGACAACCCCCTCGGCGTCATCCTGCCCCAAGCCGCCTTCGGACTCCCCACCACGATCATCATCCTGCGCTCGTTCTTCCGCACCATCCCCGCCGAAGTAGAGGAAGCAGCCACCCTCGACGGCTGCGGACCCTTCGCCTTCTTCTGGCGCATCCTGCTGCCCATGGCCAGACCCGCCCTGGCCACCGTCTCCGTCCTGGCCATCGTCGCCAGCTGGAACAACTTCATGCTCCCCCTCGTCGTCTTCACCGACCAGAACTGGTGGACCCTGCCCGTCGGCGTCCAAGCCTTCCAAGGCCAATACGCCGACGACACCGCCCGCGTCCTGGCCTACGTCATCCTCTCCATGCTCCCCGCACTCGCCTTCTACGCCATCGCCGAACGACAACTGGTCGGCGGCCTCGCGGGCAGTGTCAAGGGCTGA
- a CDS encoding LacI family DNA-binding transcriptional regulator, whose protein sequence is MDDNRKVTIAAIAREAGVSVPTVSRVINGRSDVSPTTRQRVEELLNRHGYQRRTTSVRSTSGLIDLVFNDLDSPWAVEIIRGVEDVAHAAGVGTVVSAIHRRASSAKQWLDNMRSRSTEGVIFVTSTLEPPLQAELRRLNIPVVIVDPAGVPPQEAPTIGATNWNGALRATEYLLGLGHQRIGFIAGPPQLLCSRARLDGYRTAIEAAGLPLDDKLIYPGNFYHEAGYTGGTQLLDLAEPPTAIFASSDQMALGVYEAIRRKGLRVADDVSVVGFDDLPEVRWCSPPLTTVRQPLAEMGLLAARTVLRLAQREKIESPRVELATELVIRDSACAPRG, encoded by the coding sequence GTGGACGACAACCGCAAGGTCACCATCGCGGCGATCGCCCGTGAGGCAGGAGTCTCCGTACCCACCGTCTCCCGGGTCATCAACGGCCGCAGCGACGTCTCCCCCACCACCCGGCAACGGGTCGAGGAGCTGCTCAACCGGCACGGCTACCAGCGCCGCACCACCTCCGTACGCAGCACGTCCGGTCTGATCGACCTCGTCTTCAACGATCTGGACAGCCCGTGGGCCGTCGAGATCATCCGCGGGGTCGAGGACGTCGCACACGCGGCCGGGGTCGGCACCGTCGTCTCGGCGATCCACCGCCGCGCCTCGTCGGCCAAGCAGTGGCTGGACAACATGCGCTCCCGCTCGACCGAGGGCGTCATCTTCGTGACGTCCACGTTGGAGCCGCCGTTGCAGGCCGAACTGCGCCGCCTCAACATCCCGGTCGTCATCGTCGACCCGGCCGGGGTACCGCCGCAGGAGGCGCCCACCATCGGCGCCACCAACTGGAACGGCGCCCTGCGCGCCACCGAATACCTGCTGGGCCTGGGACACCAGCGGATCGGATTCATCGCCGGGCCCCCGCAGCTGCTGTGCAGCCGAGCCCGCCTCGACGGCTACCGCACCGCGATCGAAGCCGCCGGCCTGCCGCTCGACGACAAGCTGATCTACCCGGGCAACTTCTACCACGAGGCCGGGTACACCGGCGGCACCCAGCTGCTGGACCTGGCCGAGCCGCCGACCGCGATCTTCGCCTCCAGCGACCAGATGGCCCTCGGCGTCTACGAGGCGATCCGCCGCAAAGGACTGCGCGTGGCCGACGACGTCAGCGTCGTCGGCTTCGACGACCTCCCCGAAGTCCGCTGGTGCTCGCCGCCGCTGACCACCGTCCGCCAACCCCTGGCCGAGATGGGCCTGCTCGCCGCCCGCACCGTCCTGCGCCTGGCCCAACGCGAGAAGATCGAAAGCCCCCGCGTCGAACTCGCCACCGAACTGGTGATCCGTGACAGCGCCTGCGCCCCGCGTGGCTGA
- the trpA gene encoding tryptophan synthase subunit alpha yields MTATIAGTALGPHLRRRRDAGRKLLAPYLTAGVCENWTDYLRAYADNGADAIEIGLPFSEPVVDGPTVQEASHQALRRGANVRDILAELRRVRLDVPLAAMTYYHLVQRDGLGPFCANLAEAGVRGLIVPDLPLDELGALEHAAEAAEVDLVLVAAPSSTPARLRDIAQRSRGFIYAVSVMAPTGVRAELADTAGQLAARLKQSTDLPVVLGFGIATPDHAVAGARDADGVAVGSALMRAILDGDTPAQVGARVAALRDALDRAYP; encoded by the coding sequence GTGACCGCGACCATCGCCGGCACCGCGCTCGGCCCGCACCTGCGGCGGCGCCGCGACGCCGGGCGCAAACTGCTCGCGCCGTACCTGACCGCCGGGGTCTGCGAGAACTGGACCGACTACCTGCGGGCCTACGCCGACAACGGGGCCGACGCGATCGAGATCGGACTGCCGTTCTCCGAACCCGTCGTCGACGGGCCGACCGTGCAGGAGGCGTCGCACCAGGCGCTGCGCCGCGGCGCCAACGTCCGCGACATCCTGGCCGAGCTGCGGCGGGTGCGCCTGGACGTGCCGCTGGCGGCCATGACCTACTACCACCTGGTGCAGCGCGACGGCCTCGGCCCGTTCTGCGCCAACCTCGCCGAGGCGGGCGTGCGCGGGCTCATCGTGCCCGACCTGCCGCTGGACGAACTGGGCGCGTTGGAGCACGCCGCCGAGGCGGCCGAGGTGGACCTCGTGCTGGTGGCCGCGCCCAGCAGCACCCCGGCCCGGCTGCGCGACATCGCCCAGCGCAGCCGCGGCTTCATCTACGCGGTCAGCGTGATGGCCCCGACCGGGGTCCGCGCCGAACTCGCCGACACCGCCGGGCAGCTCGCCGCCCGGCTCAAGCAGTCGACCGACCTGCCCGTGGTGCTCGGCTTCGGCATCGCCACGCCCGACCACGCCGTGGCGGGGGCGCGCGACGCCGACGGGGTCGCGGTCGGCTCGGCGCTGATGCGCGCCATCCTCGACGGGGACACCCCGGCCCAGGTCGGGGCGCGGGTGGCGGCGCTGCGCGACGCGCTGGACCGGGCGTATCCCTGA
- a CDS encoding GNAT family N-acetyltransferase: MIFREATRADLPAVIALLADDVLGKARDFAEVDDAYEHAFAAIEADPRNLLIVADDGGEVVGCFQITYIPGLGRHGAERSLIEAVRVRADRRGHGLGAQMMQWAIDQARARGCALVQLTTDKSRLDAHRFYERLGFVASHEGMKLPLT, encoded by the coding sequence ATGATCTTCCGGGAGGCGACGCGGGCCGACCTGCCCGCCGTCATCGCGCTGCTCGCCGACGACGTGCTCGGCAAGGCCCGCGACTTCGCCGAGGTCGACGACGCGTACGAACACGCGTTCGCCGCGATCGAGGCCGATCCGCGCAACCTGCTGATCGTCGCCGACGACGGCGGCGAGGTCGTCGGCTGCTTCCAGATCACCTACATTCCGGGGCTGGGTCGCCACGGTGCCGAGCGGTCCCTGATCGAGGCGGTGCGGGTGCGTGCGGACCGGCGCGGCCACGGCCTCGGCGCCCAGATGATGCAGTGGGCCATCGACCAGGCCCGTGCCCGGGGCTGCGCCCTGGTCCAGCTCACCACGGACAAGTCCCGCCTCGACGCGCACCGCTTCTACGAGCGCCTCGGCTTCGTCGCCAGCCACGAGGGGATGAAACTCCCGCTGACCTGA
- a CDS encoding carbohydrate ABC transporter permease: MTLSTNTGRRPEDTATELLTALPAVTPPRGRRAPARGARPRVGRLGTIAVFLAPALILFLLLVLVPIVVAGYTSLFKWNGFNLPENYVGLDNYTRAFADPTFLGDLRRGGLLIALSVLVQLPVSLALAMLLNQPLRGRAVYRLVFFAPYVLSEVTTAVLFTLVFSPNRGLAFGGDMFADPEQVIYALFFVISWKYFGFHMILLLAGRQGIPRELTEAATTDGAGPWQVFRHVTLPLLGPTIRVSLFLSVIGTIQLFDMVWVLTGGGPIHSSETMAVTMFQYGFRRFEVGYASAISIAMFLLSLIFALLYQRFVLRRDLEGALTTRGVQR; encoded by the coding sequence ATGACCCTGTCGACCAACACCGGACGACGACCCGAAGACACGGCGACCGAGCTCTTGACGGCGCTCCCGGCGGTCACGCCTCCGCGTGGCCGCCGGGCCCCGGCCCGGGGCGCCCGGCCCCGTGTCGGCCGACTGGGCACCATCGCCGTCTTCCTCGCCCCGGCCCTGATCCTGTTCCTGCTGCTGGTGCTCGTGCCGATCGTGGTCGCCGGCTACACCAGCCTGTTCAAATGGAACGGCTTCAACCTGCCCGAGAACTACGTCGGCCTCGACAACTACACCCGCGCATTCGCCGACCCCACCTTCCTCGGCGACCTGCGCCGCGGCGGCCTGCTCATCGCCCTGTCCGTCCTGGTCCAGCTACCGGTCTCACTCGCCCTGGCCATGCTGCTCAACCAGCCCCTACGCGGACGCGCCGTCTACCGCCTCGTCTTCTTCGCCCCCTACGTCCTTTCCGAAGTCACCACCGCGGTCCTGTTCACCCTCGTCTTCTCACCCAACCGGGGACTGGCGTTCGGCGGCGACATGTTCGCCGACCCCGAACAGGTCATCTACGCCCTGTTCTTCGTCATCTCCTGGAAGTACTTCGGCTTCCACATGATCCTCCTCCTCGCCGGGCGGCAGGGCATCCCGCGCGAGCTGACCGAGGCGGCCACGACCGACGGAGCCGGACCCTGGCAGGTCTTCCGGCACGTGACGCTGCCGCTACTCGGACCCACCATCCGGGTAAGCCTGTTCCTGTCGGTGATCGGCACGATCCAGCTGTTCGACATGGTCTGGGTCCTCACCGGCGGCGGACCCATCCACAGCTCCGAAACCATGGCCGTCACGATGTTCCAGTACGGCTTCCGCCGCTTCGAAGTCGGCTACGCCAGCGCCATCAGCATCGCCATGTTCCTGCTCAGCCTCATCTTCGCCCTGCTCTACCAGCGGTTCGTACTCCGCCGCGACCTCGAGGGCGCACTCACCACCCGCGGAGTCCAGCGATGA
- a CDS encoding sugar MFS transporter: MAEQAAPALARPDAQAAVVLAYAAFLLVGISSGVGGVLLPAQIADYGVDKATIGLTFFTSGAGFLLGATGAGVLIHRLGVRATLLLGTAAFAAAAVYTATRPPLPAFVAVALLAGTGTGLLESALNSYLAELPHATDRINRLHAFFGVGALLGPLMAAWMLTRTDWTAVWAVQALICVPLLIGFLRAHPRTPRPERRHEQAAGPGLLSTTVRQPRVIVAALFLAVYVGLEISVGSWGFSYLRTERALSDLLAGYAVSGYWLGLTLGRFLISPIAGRLRLGTAAMAYGCLGGTATACLLIWAVPHPAAAAAGMGLLGFFLGPIFPTTMAVMPRLTEQRLVPTAIGITNGLTTLGGATLPWLAGTLAQTTGTWTLLPFATLLALVQLTLWSPLARHLR; this comes from the coding sequence GTGGCTGAGCAGGCCGCGCCCGCGCTGGCACGCCCCGACGCCCAGGCCGCGGTGGTGCTCGCGTACGCGGCGTTCCTGCTGGTCGGGATCAGTTCCGGCGTCGGCGGCGTGCTGCTGCCCGCGCAGATCGCCGACTACGGCGTCGACAAGGCCACCATCGGCCTGACCTTCTTCACCTCGGGGGCCGGGTTCCTGCTCGGCGCCACCGGGGCCGGCGTGCTGATCCACCGGCTCGGCGTACGCGCGACGCTGCTGCTCGGCACCGCGGCCTTCGCGGCCGCCGCGGTCTACACCGCCACCCGGCCGCCGCTGCCCGCCTTCGTCGCCGTGGCGCTGCTCGCCGGGACCGGCACCGGCCTGCTCGAATCGGCCCTGAACAGCTATCTGGCCGAACTGCCGCACGCCACCGACCGGATCAACCGGCTGCACGCGTTCTTCGGCGTCGGCGCGCTGCTCGGCCCGCTCATGGCCGCGTGGATGCTCACCCGCACCGACTGGACCGCCGTATGGGCCGTGCAGGCCCTCATCTGCGTACCGCTGCTGATCGGCTTCCTGCGAGCGCACCCGCGCACGCCACGCCCCGAACGCCGACACGAGCAGGCCGCCGGCCCCGGCCTGCTGTCCACGACGGTGCGCCAGCCGCGCGTCATCGTCGCCGCCCTGTTCCTGGCCGTGTACGTCGGACTGGAGATCAGTGTCGGCAGCTGGGGCTTCAGCTACCTGCGCACCGAACGGGCCCTGTCCGACCTGCTCGCCGGGTACGCCGTCAGCGGCTACTGGCTCGGGCTCACCCTCGGCCGGTTCCTGATCAGCCCGATCGCGGGGCGGCTGCGGCTGGGCACCGCCGCCATGGCGTACGGCTGCCTCGGCGGCACCGCCACGGCCTGCCTGCTGATCTGGGCCGTGCCGCACCCGGCCGCGGCCGCCGCGGGCATGGGCCTGCTCGGGTTCTTCCTCGGCCCGATCTTCCCCACCACCATGGCCGTCATGCCCCGGCTGACCGAGCAGCGGCTCGTGCCCACCGCCATCGGCATCACCAACGGCCTGACCACCCTGGGCGGCGCCACCCTGCCGTGGCTGGCGGGCACCCTCGCCCAGACCACGGGCACCTGGACCCTGCTGCCCTTCGCGACCCTGCTCGCCCTCGTCCAGCTGACCCTGTGGTCGCCCCTGGCCCGCCACCTGCGCTGA
- the trpB gene encoding tryptophan synthase subunit beta: MPDPGSAGRFGEYGGRFVPESLIPACAEVEEAFRQAWADAGFRRDLNRLLSVYAGRPTALTPAWRLSAELGVTLLLKREDLAHTGSHKINNVLGQALLAKRMGRTRLIAETGAGQHGVATATAAALLGLSATVFMGEKDMARQELNVHRMRVLGAEAVPVTSGSRTLKDATSEAMRYWVTCVDEAYYCLGSVMGPHPYPWMVREFQRVIGDEARAQCAAELPAAIPDYVVACVGGGSNAAGTFAGFADTKAQLVGVEAAGGAAIADGRVAVMHGHRSYAVQDEHGQILEAESIAAGLDYPGVGPEHAHLHDIGRARYVTVTDDEVLAAVRRLARSEGILPALESAHAVAWVIRAAEGGELPQHATVLLTLSGRGDKDTATLLEVAR; encoded by the coding sequence ATGCCCGACCCTGGCAGCGCCGGCCGGTTCGGCGAGTACGGCGGGCGCTTCGTGCCCGAGTCGCTGATCCCGGCCTGCGCCGAGGTGGAGGAGGCGTTCCGGCAGGCGTGGGCCGACGCGGGCTTCCGCCGCGACCTGAACCGCCTGCTGTCGGTGTACGCGGGCCGCCCCACCGCCCTCACCCCGGCCTGGCGGCTGTCGGCCGAACTCGGCGTGACGCTGCTGCTCAAGCGGGAGGATCTGGCGCACACCGGCTCCCACAAGATCAATAACGTGCTCGGCCAGGCCCTGCTGGCCAAGCGGATGGGCCGCACCCGCCTGATCGCCGAGACCGGCGCCGGGCAGCACGGTGTCGCCACCGCCACCGCCGCCGCGCTGCTGGGCCTGTCCGCCACCGTGTTCATGGGCGAGAAGGACATGGCCCGCCAGGAGCTGAACGTGCACCGCATGCGGGTGCTCGGCGCCGAGGCCGTGCCGGTCACCAGCGGCAGCCGCACGCTCAAGGACGCCACCAGCGAGGCCATGCGCTACTGGGTGACCTGCGTCGACGAGGCGTACTACTGCCTCGGGTCGGTGATGGGGCCGCACCCGTACCCCTGGATGGTGCGCGAGTTCCAGCGGGTCATCGGCGACGAGGCGCGGGCCCAGTGCGCGGCCGAGCTGCCCGCAGCCATCCCCGACTACGTGGTCGCCTGCGTCGGCGGCGGCTCCAACGCCGCGGGCACCTTCGCCGGGTTCGCCGACACGAAGGCGCAGCTCGTCGGGGTCGAGGCCGCCGGGGGCGCCGCGATCGCCGACGGGCGGGTCGCGGTCATGCACGGGCACCGCTCGTACGCCGTCCAGGACGAGCACGGCCAGATCCTGGAGGCCGAGTCGATCGCCGCCGGGCTGGACTACCCCGGCGTCGGCCCCGAGCACGCCCACCTGCACGACATCGGCCGCGCCCGCTACGTCACCGTCACCGACGACGAGGTGCTCGCCGCCGTACGCAGGCTGGCCCGCAGCGAGGGCATCCTGCCCGCGCTGGAGTCCGCCCACGCCGTGGCCTGGGTGATCCGCGCCGCCGAGGGCGGCGAGCTGCCGCAGCACGCCACCGTGCTGCTCACCCTGTCCGGCCGCGGCGACAAGGACACCGCGACCCTGCTGGAGGTGGCCCGGTGA
- a CDS encoding YcxB family protein: MSHTSQLDLRVAQPFDRDRVLANLRLVHAPRLHKNRSFGIAAGLVGVGGAVLLLVYDRMSVYVVLLLMLAASGWYLRWATERWFTTGIDDLPAVCREDGVLTLTEDRIIQEFPQLRSELAWSAVVRAVETPAGWLLYYGRWHTVSVPRAGLTDEQIDQLRAFLTARGHLG, translated from the coding sequence GTGTCCCACACGTCTCAGCTAGACCTCCGGGTGGCCCAGCCGTTCGACCGCGACCGGGTACTGGCCAACCTGCGGCTGGTGCACGCACCCCGCCTGCACAAGAACAGGTCGTTCGGCATCGCCGCCGGGCTCGTCGGCGTCGGCGGCGCGGTCCTCCTGCTCGTGTACGACCGGATGAGCGTGTACGTGGTCCTCCTGCTCATGCTCGCCGCGTCCGGCTGGTACCTGCGCTGGGCCACCGAGCGGTGGTTCACCACGGGCATCGACGACCTGCCCGCCGTCTGCCGGGAGGACGGCGTGCTCACCCTGACCGAGGACCGGATCATCCAGGAGTTCCCCCAGCTGCGCAGCGAGCTCGCCTGGAGCGCCGTCGTCAGGGCGGTCGAGACCCCGGCGGGCTGGCTCCTCTACTACGGCCGGTGGCACACGGTGTCCGTGCCCCGAGCCGGGCTGACCGACGAGCAGATCGACCAGCTCCGGGCCTTCCTCACCGCCCGGGGTCACCTCGGCTGA
- a CDS encoding bleomycin resistance protein, translating to MDIASLAGLLHETSEHHGPYEETHAPHNWWDWYAAYLDARQHGSTSDEASAAAGRYMDEVLHIAAA from the coding sequence ATGGACATCGCCTCCCTGGCAGGTCTGCTGCACGAGACGTCCGAGCACCACGGTCCCTACGAGGAGACGCACGCGCCCCACAACTGGTGGGACTGGTACGCCGCGTACCTGGACGCGCGCCAGCACGGGAGCACCTCGGACGAGGCCTCCGCCGCCGCCGGGCGCTACATGGACGAGGTCCTGCACATCGCAGCCGCGTGA
- a CDS encoding GntR family transcriptional regulator gives MPGPRYRAIAADLADRIRHGEYAPGTALPAQRELGSRYDVALATVRQALQALVDDGLIVVEAGRGTFVAPTRPAYRLDTLRSFVDDLRDQGHQVATRVVSCSLRAMPAWVAALWDERDTAARALRLERLRLVDGAPAIHQVSWVDQPYADTVRTCDFSQTALYAALADAGMRIASAGEQIAAQALPAASAALLGRPEGTPVLVSERVTRTVAGTVGVVDRAVIAAELAIRAQRTMHQVSVQWGAPARA, from the coding sequence ATGCCAGGTCCCCGCTACCGGGCCATCGCCGCCGACCTCGCCGACCGCATCCGCCACGGCGAGTACGCCCCGGGCACCGCGCTGCCCGCCCAGCGCGAACTGGGCAGCCGCTACGACGTGGCGCTGGCGACGGTGCGGCAGGCGTTGCAGGCCCTGGTCGACGACGGGCTGATCGTGGTCGAGGCCGGCCGGGGCACCTTCGTCGCGCCGACCCGCCCGGCATACCGGCTGGACACGCTGCGCAGCTTCGTCGACGACCTGCGCGACCAGGGCCACCAGGTCGCCACCCGGGTGGTGTCCTGCTCGCTGCGGGCCATGCCCGCCTGGGTCGCGGCGCTGTGGGACGAGCGCGACACCGCCGCCCGCGCGCTGCGGCTGGAGCGGCTGCGGCTGGTCGACGGGGCACCGGCCATCCACCAGGTGTCCTGGGTCGACCAGCCGTACGCCGACACCGTGCGGACCTGCGACTTCAGCCAGACCGCGCTGTACGCCGCGCTCGCCGACGCCGGGATGCGGATCGCCTCGGCGGGCGAGCAGATCGCCGCCCAGGCCCTGCCCGCCGCCAGCGCCGCCCTGCTGGGCCGCCCGGAGGGGACACCGGTGCTGGTCAGCGAGCGGGTGACCCGGACGGTCGCGGGGACGGTCGGCGTGGTGGACCGGGCGGTCATCGCCGCCGAACTGGCCATCCGGGCCCAGCGGACGATGCACCAGGTCTCGGTCCAGTGGGGCGCCCCGGCCCGCGCCTGA
- a CDS encoding extracellular solute-binding protein produces MTAYLSRRSLLGIAGASAGALLLAACGDDEPASPDGAQTINWWHIQNTEPMLPVWAAMAKDYTTAHPNVKIEIQPLENEAFKAKLTTATQAGSPPDLFQSWGGGVLKQQVDAGLVKDITADVQPWIGTLLPAAVQPFTIDGKIYGIPFDVGMVGFWYNKDLFAQAGITAAPTTWAELLTTVSAIKAKGIVPIALAGKEKWPGHFYWAYLAMRIGGLGALQQAAKDGNFDTPDFIAAGKALKDLVALSPFQKAFLGAEYGSPDGQAATMGNGGAAMELMGQWAPSVQASSSTSKKGLGDKLGFFAFPAVDGGKGTVAEAFGGGNGFVVGKNAPAATTDFLKSLMTAANQRTSAATGAVLPTVKDAVDGVKDPNSKVVATSLAAATGFQLYLDQAYPPAVGQQVNDSVAELIAGSKTPEQIVKDITQVAKSQ; encoded by the coding sequence ATGACCGCGTACCTCTCCCGCAGATCGCTGCTGGGTATCGCCGGTGCCTCCGCCGGCGCGCTTCTGCTCGCAGCGTGCGGCGACGACGAGCCCGCCAGCCCGGATGGCGCGCAGACCATCAACTGGTGGCACATCCAGAACACCGAGCCGATGCTGCCCGTGTGGGCGGCGATGGCCAAGGACTACACGACCGCGCACCCGAACGTGAAGATCGAGATCCAGCCCCTGGAGAACGAGGCGTTCAAGGCCAAGCTCACCACGGCGACGCAGGCCGGGTCGCCGCCGGACCTGTTCCAGTCCTGGGGCGGCGGCGTGCTCAAGCAGCAGGTCGACGCGGGGCTGGTCAAGGACATCACGGCCGACGTCCAGCCGTGGATCGGGACGCTGCTGCCGGCGGCGGTGCAGCCGTTCACGATCGACGGGAAGATCTACGGGATTCCGTTCGATGTGGGCATGGTCGGGTTCTGGTACAACAAGGACCTGTTCGCCCAGGCCGGGATCACCGCGGCGCCGACCACGTGGGCCGAGCTGCTCACGACGGTGTCGGCGATCAAGGCCAAGGGCATCGTCCCGATCGCGCTGGCGGGCAAGGAGAAGTGGCCCGGCCACTTCTACTGGGCGTACCTGGCGATGCGGATCGGCGGCCTGGGCGCGTTGCAGCAGGCGGCCAAGGACGGCAACTTCGACACCCCCGACTTCATCGCCGCCGGTAAGGCGCTGAAGGACCTCGTCGCCCTGTCCCCGTTCCAGAAGGCGTTCCTCGGTGCCGAGTACGGCAGCCCGGACGGCCAGGCGGCGACGATGGGCAACGGCGGCGCGGCGATGGAGCTGATGGGCCAGTGGGCGCCGTCGGTCCAGGCGTCGTCGTCGACCAGCAAGAAGGGTCTCGGTGACAAGCTGGGGTTCTTCGCGTTCCCGGCCGTGGACGGCGGCAAGGGCACCGTCGCGGAGGCGTTCGGCGGCGGCAACGGGTTCGTGGTGGGCAAGAACGCCCCCGCGGCGACCACGGACTTCCTGAAGTCGCTGATGACCGCGGCGAACCAGCGGACCAGCGCGGCCACCGGCGCGGTGCTGCCGACGGTGAAGGACGCCGTGGACGGGGTCAAGGACCCGAACAGCAAGGTCGTCGCCACGAGCCTCGCCGCGGCGACCGGGTTCCAGCTGTACCTGGACCAGGCGTACCCGCCCGCGGTCGGGCAGCAGGTCAACGACAGCGTCGCCGAGCTGATCGCCGGGTCGAAGACCCCGGAGCAGATCGTCAAGGACATCACCCAGGTCGCGAAGAGCCAGTAA